The following coding sequences are from one Rhodothermales bacterium window:
- a CDS encoding response regulator, with the protein MLRTLIVDDEPPARKRLRTMLAGMVAEGRLDIVAEASDGVEALEIVQKQPIDLLFLDIRMPELDGFEVLERIEKASMPVVVFTTAYDNYALRAFEANAIDYLLKPIERERLEESVARAERAAGTHEERQENDDRLARLLDWMENQTVRTGASVPLPGSPAPFMRQISIPYRDRILVIPIERLASAEINESITRLYIITEPTDPSKNRVRQHIVNYTLEQLEEHLDPGTFIRVHRSAIVHIEHIKEMIPWFSGRYKLILTGGHEVIASRERSKVLKDRLMVDLKK; encoded by the coding sequence ATGTTGCGCACGCTGATCGTAGATGACGAACCACCGGCCCGGAAACGCCTCCGCACCATGCTCGCCGGCATGGTCGCCGAGGGCCGGCTGGATATCGTGGCCGAGGCCAGCGACGGCGTCGAGGCGCTGGAGATCGTCCAGAAACAACCGATCGATCTCCTATTCCTGGACATCCGGATGCCCGAACTCGACGGCTTCGAGGTGCTGGAGCGCATCGAAAAAGCCTCGATGCCCGTCGTCGTGTTCACCACGGCGTACGACAACTACGCGCTCCGCGCGTTCGAGGCGAACGCCATCGATTACCTGCTCAAGCCGATCGAGCGGGAGCGTCTGGAGGAATCCGTCGCCCGCGCCGAGCGCGCCGCCGGCACCCACGAAGAGCGCCAGGAAAACGACGACCGGCTGGCCAGGCTGTTGGACTGGATGGAGAACCAGACGGTCCGCACCGGGGCCTCGGTTCCGCTGCCGGGGTCCCCGGCGCCGTTCATGCGCCAGATCTCGATCCCGTATCGCGACCGGATCCTCGTCATCCCCATCGAGCGCCTCGCCTCCGCCGAAATCAACGAAAGCATCACGAGGCTGTATATCATCACCGAACCGACGGACCCGTCGAAGAACCGCGTCCGCCAGCACATCGTGAACTACACCCTCGAACAGCTGGAGGAACACCTGGACCCCGGCACCTTCATCCGCGTCCACCGCTCGGCGATCGTTCACATCGAACACATCAAAGAGATGATCCCCTGGTTCAGCGGGCGGTATAAACTCATCCTGACCGGCGGGCATGAAGTGATAGCAAGCCGCGAGCGTTCGAAGGTGCTGAAGGACCGCCTGATGGTCGACCTCAAAAAGTGA